A window of the Balaenoptera acutorostrata chromosome 13, mBalAcu1.1, whole genome shotgun sequence genome harbors these coding sequences:
- the TMEM200C gene encoding transmembrane protein 200C produces MIATGGLLRISARKQDPLRPPSQVPKRKRKARKRRKNDVVVVKGKLKLCSVSGLIALCGILVLLVGIALAVVGYWPKANGTNREGGKQLPPAGSGHRVPTMTNSSSSGSSNRSRKHPGPPEGVTASSVGAPRSTPPARSPAPSSSSSTSVGFFFRIFSGYLHSDKLKVFGPLIMGIGIFLFICANAVLHENRDKKTKIINLRDLYSTVIDVHSLRAKDLAAAAAAAAAAAASSSSAPASAPPGAAPLNGFLSYVQSRGLELKPGGCGGAGDAFGATAMLGRGAWPHPAALGGGGGGARGAASPQDLASSPRRPREPQSLAEAVYSIYRERSGVAGRRRAAAAASSSSSPAPCSPPESWGRQSTASSLVGSSLSAFALLPPPGDRDGDGDAAGASRGWQRPPGERGSREIPRGELDLSLTDLRGARGGARWAPREPEKPAGAAAARTARGQGGRLPRTSRYAALRRRSTSGLPDYRAPSSPEPPPASRSADLDSSVLAPAASPEPPLRRERSPPAGPDSPSSQSDDPSCSNKGYTPLREAGTSLESVVDPVAGESPDGEAATSPGAEQSPPEGPGQEPIAGEPPQRVQRQFTNEEKLFMISRSHAPGVEDGELETTGI; encoded by the coding sequence ATGATCGCCACCGGCGGCCTGCTGAGGATTTCCGCCAGAAAGCAGGATCCCCTCCGCCCCCCGAGCCAGGTTCCCAAGCGCAAGCGGAAAGCCAGGAAGAGGCGCAAGAACGACGTGGTGGTGGTGAAAGGCAAGCTGAAGCTGTGCTCCGTCTCCGGGCTCATCGCCCTCTGCGGGATCCTGGTGCTGCTGGTGGGCATAGCCTTGGCGGTGGTGGGCTACTGGCCCAAGGCCAACGGGACCAATAGGGAGGGGGGTAAGCAGCTGCCGCCTGCGGGCAGCGGCCACCGCGTCCCCACCATGAccaacagcagcagcagtggcagcagcaaCCGGTCCAGGAAGCATCCGGGGCCTCCGGAGGGTGTCACCGCCAGTTCCGTGGGCGCGCCCAGGAGCACGCCTCCAGCACGGTCCCCCGCGCCCTCTTCGTCCTCCTCTACGTCCGTGGGCTTCTTCTTCCGCATCTTCTCCGGCTACCTGCACTCGGACAAGCTCAAGGTCTTTGGGCCCCTCATCATGGGCATCGGCATCTTCCTCTTCATCTGCGCCAACGCAGTGCTCCATGAGAACCGGGACAAGAAGACCAAGATCATCAACCTGCGGGACCTCTACTCCACCGTCATCGACGTGCACAGCCTCCGCGCCAAAGACCTGGCGGCCGCAgcggctgctgccgccgccgccgccgcctcctcgtCCTCCGCCCCCGCCTCGGCGCCCCCAGGGGCCGCGCCGCTGAACGGCTTCCTCAGCTACGTGCAGTCGCGGGGCCTGGAGCTGAAGCCCGGAGGCTGCGGCGGCGCCGGGGACGCCTTCGGGGCGACGGCGATGCTGGGCAGGGGTGCGTGGCCCCACCCCGCGGcgctgggcgggggcgggggcggggcccgggGCGCCGCGTCCCCCCAGGACCTGGCCTCGTCCCCGCGCCGCCCGCGGGAGCCCCAGAGCCTGGCGGAGGCCGTGTACAGCATCTACCGCGAGCGCTCCGGCGTGGCCGGCCGTCGCCGGGCCGCCGCGGccgccagcagcagcagcagcccggCGCCCTGCAGCCCCCCCGAGAGCTGGGGGCGCCAGAGCACCGCCAGCTCCCTCGTGGGCTCCTCGCTGAGCGCCTTCGCGCTGCTGCCCCCGCCGGGGGACCGCGACGGGGACGGGGACGcagcgggcgcgagccgcggctggCAGCGGCCGCCCGGGGAGCGCGGCTCCCGGGAGATCCCGCGGGGCGAGCTCGACCTGAGCTTGACCGACCTCCGCGGCGCCCGGGGCGGCGCGCGCTGGGCGCCCCGCGAGCCGGAGAAGCCGGCGGGCGCGGCGGCCGCGCGCACCGCCAGGGGGCAGGGTGGCCGCCTGCCCAGGACCAGCAGGTACGCGGCCCTGCGACGCCGCAGCACCAGCGGGCTCCCGGACTACCGGGCGCCCTCGTCCCCCGAACCCCCGCCCGCCTCGCGCAGCGCGGACCTGGACTCGAGCGTCCTGGCCCCAGCTGCCTCCCCCGAGCCCCCGCTTCGGCGGGAGCGCTCGCCCCCCGCCGGGCCGGACTCGCCGAGCTCCCAGTCGGATGACCCGTCCTGCAGCAATAAGGGCTACACCCCCCTGCGGGAGGCCGGCACCTCCCTGGAGTCGGTGGTGGACCCGGTGGCTGGTGAAAGTCCAGACGGTGAGGCCGCCACCTCCCCGGGGGCGGAGCAGAGCCCCCCGGAGGGTCCCGGCCAGGAGCCCATAGCGGGCGAGCCCCCCCAGCGTGTGCAGAGGCAGTTTACAAACGAGGAGAAACTCTTCATGATTTCCCGATCTCACGCCCCAGGGGTCGAGGACGGAGAACTGGAAACTACTGGCATTTAG